The following proteins are encoded in a genomic region of Pseudodesulfovibrio mercurii:
- a CDS encoding SH3 domain-containing protein yields MQRTMRTLLSAAGLVVLAAALAWAAQVMSVQVRAGQLRDKPGFLSKVVGELEYGDQVDLTGEQGDWRQVKSLGDGRAGWMHFSALTEREIVLNPTDKDVAAAADSDELALAGKGFNKQVEDQYKRQTRLDYAKVDEMEKIVVPQKYIREFLRVGELGGDR; encoded by the coding sequence ATGCAACGGACGATGCGCACACTGCTGTCCGCGGCCGGACTGGTGGTCCTGGCCGCCGCCCTGGCCTGGGCCGCCCAGGTCATGAGCGTCCAGGTACGCGCCGGGCAGCTCCGGGACAAGCCGGGCTTCCTGAGCAAGGTGGTCGGCGAGCTGGAATACGGCGACCAGGTAGACCTGACCGGCGAACAGGGCGACTGGCGGCAGGTCAAGTCCCTGGGCGACGGCCGGGCTGGCTGGATGCACTTCTCCGCCCTGACCGAACGGGAGATCGTGCTCAATCCCACGGACAAGGACGTGGCGGCCGCGGCCGATTCCGACGAGCTGGCCCTGGCGGGCAAGGGGTTCAACAAGCAGGTGGAGGACCAGTACAAGCGGCAGACCCGGCTCGACTACGCCAAGGTGGACGAGATGGAGAAGATCGTGGTTCCGCAGAAGTACATCCGGGAGTTCCTCCGGGTGGGCGAACTCGGAGGCGACCGATGA
- the ilvC gene encoding ketol-acid reductoisomerase, translated as MSDIEFEKIYRDEDVDLSVLDGKTVAIIGYGSQGRAQSMNMRESGVKIIVGAGDRTRHSSWDKAEADGFTVYSIEEAVDKADIVHILLQDPAQPSVYYESIHGHLKPGQTLSFAHGFAILYGTIKPPKDVDVVLFVPNGPGPVTRQKYKDGSGIWGCVSVDQDVSGHARETALAIAKAVGSTRVGVVDMTFQHETEGDNYEEQVLYGGTIHLMRTMYNIMVKNGYPRSFAYAKAIRSIRSIIDDIDAVGIEAYLTSRASRTCEFAVRHSGPRVINEKAMEEIFAETERGIFARNWLQEFSLGMPTLNRMRRTWAESDMEQTGTIWREKFGK; from the coding sequence ATGAGCGACATCGAATTCGAAAAAATCTACCGTGACGAAGACGTGGACCTGTCCGTGCTGGACGGCAAGACCGTGGCCATCATCGGCTACGGCAGCCAGGGCCGCGCCCAATCCATGAACATGCGCGAAAGCGGGGTGAAGATCATCGTGGGCGCGGGCGACCGCACCCGCCACTCCAGCTGGGACAAGGCCGAGGCCGACGGCTTCACGGTCTACTCCATCGAGGAGGCCGTGGACAAGGCGGACATCGTCCACATCCTGCTCCAGGACCCGGCCCAGCCGTCGGTCTACTACGAATCCATCCACGGCCACCTCAAGCCGGGCCAGACCCTGAGCTTCGCCCACGGCTTCGCCATCCTCTACGGGACCATCAAGCCGCCCAAGGACGTGGACGTGGTCCTGTTCGTGCCCAACGGCCCCGGCCCCGTGACCCGGCAGAAGTACAAGGACGGCTCCGGCATCTGGGGCTGCGTCAGCGTGGACCAGGATGTCAGCGGCCACGCCCGGGAAACCGCCCTGGCCATCGCCAAGGCCGTGGGCTCCACCCGCGTCGGCGTGGTGGACATGACCTTCCAGCACGAGACCGAGGGCGACAACTACGAGGAGCAGGTCCTCTACGGCGGGACCATCCACCTGATGCGGACCATGTACAACATCATGGTCAAGAACGGGTATCCCCGCTCCTTCGCCTATGCCAAGGCGATCCGCTCCATCCGCTCCATCATCGACGATATCGACGCCGTGGGCATTGAAGCGTATCTTACCTCCCGGGCCAGCCGCACCTGCGAGTTCGCCGTGCGTCACAGCGGCCCGCGCGTCATCAACGAAAAGGCCATGGAAGAGATCTTCGCCGAGACCGAGCGCGGCATCTTCGCCCGCAACTGGCTCCAGGAGTTCTCCCTCGGCATGCCGACCCTGAACCGCATGCGCCGCACCTGGGCCGAGTCCGACATGGAGCAGACCGGCACGATCTGGCGCGAGAAATTTGGCAAGTAG
- a CDS encoding CHASE2 domain-containing protein, with product MSRRLRKVLAGLLFGLIGAALALDAQVTGLLDAPENLTRDLRVRALAHPGAATDRIRLVLLDQKSLDWAKSSFGLGWPWPRQAYAPMVEFCRRAGAASLSMDVIFTEPSVYGVADDQALAGALRSMGRAVLAASFARSDGSSRTWPAHVPAPSFTVGGEAVLRRAEVATFPIPDLTGGTLSVGNVNVPPDADNVYRRLPLLVRFAGGYAPSLPLAAFLADRPEPVTLAPDEMRVGATRIPLTPEGDALLNYRGRNAYTAYGAAALMESGMRLAEGGEPVIDPADLKGRHVLFGFSATGLLDLRPTPMGGVSPGVLINATALDNLLSGDFLRPAPAWTDAATTLLFAVLGGLGVALLTSLWAAVAASAGTLALPVAYGAILYAQGVRTGMAVQLTGCLVALFLAGTWKYATEGRRKQFIKSAFRQYLSPKVIDQLLQHPERLTLGGERRELTIFFSDLQGFTSISEGLDPEALTGVLNDYLSAMTDIIHHHQGTVDKYEGDAIIAFWNAPLDQPDHALLAVRAALACQAKLAEMRPALRERTHADVFMRIGLNTGPAVVGNLGSRERFDYTMLGDAVNLASRLESINKRFGTYTMVSQATLDRLGGEIPARELSRLRVVGKREAVTVFEPLSGEEHRARQADLAVFAEGLALFRAGDFRAAAVTFAAIAPRDPAAGKYAVKCAELAADPPEQWDGVWTMTGK from the coding sequence GTGTCCCGGAGGCTGAGAAAGGTCCTGGCCGGACTCCTTTTCGGCCTCATCGGGGCGGCACTGGCCCTGGACGCGCAGGTGACGGGGCTGCTCGACGCGCCGGAGAACCTGACCCGGGACCTCCGGGTCCGGGCCCTGGCGCACCCCGGCGCGGCCACGGACCGCATCCGGCTGGTCCTGCTCGACCAGAAGTCCCTGGACTGGGCCAAGTCCTCCTTCGGCCTGGGCTGGCCCTGGCCCCGTCAGGCCTACGCGCCCATGGTCGAATTCTGCCGACGCGCCGGGGCGGCCTCCCTGTCCATGGACGTGATCTTCACCGAGCCCTCGGTCTACGGGGTGGCCGACGACCAGGCCCTGGCCGGGGCTCTGCGCTCCATGGGCCGGGCGGTGCTCGCGGCCTCCTTCGCCCGGTCGGACGGATCGAGCCGGACCTGGCCCGCCCACGTGCCCGCGCCGTCCTTCACGGTCGGCGGCGAAGCGGTCCTGCGCCGAGCCGAGGTGGCCACCTTTCCCATCCCGGACCTGACCGGCGGAACCCTTTCCGTGGGCAACGTCAACGTCCCGCCCGACGCGGACAACGTCTACCGGCGGCTGCCCCTGCTGGTCCGGTTCGCGGGCGGGTACGCGCCCTCCCTGCCCCTGGCCGCATTCCTGGCGGACCGGCCCGAACCCGTGACCCTGGCCCCGGACGAGATGCGCGTGGGCGCGACGAGGATTCCGCTCACGCCCGAAGGGGACGCCCTGCTCAACTACCGCGGGCGCAACGCCTACACCGCCTACGGCGCGGCCGCGCTCATGGAGAGCGGCATGCGGCTGGCCGAGGGCGGCGAGCCGGTCATCGACCCGGCGGACCTCAAGGGCAGACACGTGCTCTTCGGCTTTTCCGCCACCGGACTCCTGGACCTGCGGCCCACGCCCATGGGCGGGGTCTCCCCCGGCGTGCTGATCAACGCCACGGCCCTGGACAACCTCCTGTCCGGGGACTTCCTGCGCCCGGCCCCGGCCTGGACGGACGCGGCCACGACCCTGCTCTTCGCCGTGCTCGGCGGGCTGGGCGTGGCCCTGCTGACCAGCCTGTGGGCGGCGGTGGCGGCCTCGGCCGGGACCCTGGCCCTGCCCGTGGCCTACGGCGCAATCCTGTACGCCCAGGGCGTGCGCACGGGCATGGCCGTGCAGCTGACCGGATGCCTCGTCGCCCTGTTCCTGGCCGGGACCTGGAAATACGCCACAGAGGGCCGCCGCAAGCAGTTCATCAAGTCCGCCTTCCGGCAGTATCTCAGCCCCAAGGTCATCGACCAGCTCCTGCAACACCCGGAGCGCCTGACCCTGGGCGGCGAACGGCGCGAGCTGACCATCTTCTTCTCGGACCTCCAGGGATTCACCTCCATCTCCGAGGGCCTCGACCCCGAGGCCCTGACCGGGGTGCTCAACGACTACCTCTCGGCCATGACGGACATCATCCACCACCACCAGGGGACCGTGGACAAGTATGAGGGCGACGCCATCATCGCCTTCTGGAACGCCCCCCTGGACCAGCCAGACCACGCCCTGCTCGCGGTCCGGGCGGCCCTGGCCTGCCAGGCGAAGCTGGCCGAGATGCGCCCGGCCCTCCGGGAGCGCACCCACGCGGACGTGTTCATGCGCATCGGCCTGAACACCGGCCCGGCCGTGGTCGGCAACCTCGGCTCACGGGAGCGGTTCGACTACACCATGCTCGGCGACGCCGTGAATCTGGCCTCCCGGCTGGAGTCCATCAACAAACGGTTCGGCACCTACACCATGGTCTCGCAGGCCACCCTGGACCGGCTGGGCGGCGAGATCCCGGCGCGGGAACTCTCCCGCCTGCGCGTGGTCGGCAAGCGGGAGGCCGTGACCGTGTTCGAGCCCCTGTCCGGGGAGGAGCACCGCGCCCGGCAGGCGGACCTGGCCGTGTTCGCCGAGGGGCTGGCCCTGTTCCGGGCGGGCGACTTCCGGGCCGCGGCCGTGACCTTTGCCGCCATCGCCCCGCGCGACCCGGCCGCCGGGAAATACGCGGTCAAGTGCGCCGAGCTGGCCGCCGACCCGCCCGAGCAGTGGGACGGGGTCTGGACCATGACCGGCAAATAG
- a CDS encoding nitroreductase family protein, translating to MLHFTVDADKCTRCGECARDCLWGVIEMDGLPVVRPENEARCIECQHCLAVCKPGALSVFGKDPADSLPLKGMFPDPARMETLLMGRRSTRRYRGEGVDPALIRHLLEVVSHAPTAVNRRQTTLTVVDDPAMMDRLRAEVTAEALKLLHEDRFPAGWERMADYVRGCEDGTDVLFRNAPHLLVASAPKDALSPMADCHIALSYFELLANSHGLGTVWNGIAKAMFTAIVPQFAARLGIPDDHQIVCVMSFGLPAVKYHRTVQRPGGTIRRAEF from the coding sequence ATGTTGCATTTCACGGTGGATGCGGACAAGTGCACCCGTTGCGGGGAGTGCGCCAGGGACTGCCTGTGGGGTGTCATCGAGATGGACGGTTTGCCCGTGGTCCGGCCCGAAAACGAGGCCCGCTGCATCGAGTGCCAGCACTGCCTGGCCGTGTGCAAGCCCGGCGCCCTGAGCGTCTTCGGCAAGGACCCGGCGGACAGCCTGCCCCTCAAGGGCATGTTCCCTGACCCGGCCCGGATGGAGACCCTGCTCATGGGCCGCCGCTCCACCCGCCGTTACCGCGGGGAGGGCGTTGACCCGGCCCTCATCCGCCACCTGCTCGAGGTCGTGTCCCACGCGCCCACGGCCGTGAACCGCCGCCAGACCACCCTGACCGTGGTGGACGACCCGGCCATGATGGACCGGCTGCGCGCCGAGGTCACGGCCGAGGCCCTGAAGTTGCTGCACGAGGACCGCTTCCCGGCGGGCTGGGAGCGCATGGCCGACTATGTGCGCGGCTGTGAGGACGGCACGGACGTGCTCTTCCGCAACGCCCCGCATCTGCTGGTGGCCTCGGCCCCCAAGGACGCGCTCTCGCCCATGGCCGACTGCCACATCGCCCTGAGCTACTTCGAGCTGCTGGCCAACAGCCACGGCCTGGGCACGGTCTGGAACGGCATCGCCAAGGCCATGTTCACGGCCATCGTCCCGCAGTTCGCGGCCCGGCTGGGCATCCCGGACGACCATCAGATCGTCTGCGTCATGTCCTTCGGCCTGCCCGCGGTCAAATACCACCGCACGGTCCAGCGTCCGGGCGGCACCATCCGCCGCGCCGAGTTCTGA
- the allE gene encoding (S)-ureidoglycine aminohydrolase, whose translation MPYPDGFLKNRSSYEPSKYAVITTEGRVNNVVPGITGCTLSILASPKLGANFVQLVGTVSTEGGTTMPYGRAENIETFLFVMDGEGTLDVTVDGQTETLAAGGYIYSPPGEGIGFASRGDAPVTILLYKQRFIPHPDPAMKQPWKVSGTIRDMQEGLYDGMDNVFIRDLLPVDQAFDMNFHTLAFLPGGCHPFVETHVQEHGMYIYQGQGLYLLDEVWLPVESGDFIWIAPFCKQACYGTGLERMEYIYSKDCHRDEAI comes from the coding sequence ATGCCTTATCCTGACGGATTTCTGAAAAACCGGTCATCATACGAACCGAGCAAATATGCGGTCATCACCACCGAGGGGAGGGTCAACAACGTGGTGCCGGGCATCACGGGCTGCACCCTGTCCATCCTGGCCTCACCCAAGCTGGGCGCCAACTTCGTGCAGCTGGTGGGCACGGTCTCCACCGAAGGCGGGACGACCATGCCCTACGGACGGGCCGAAAACATCGAGACCTTCCTGTTCGTCATGGACGGCGAAGGGACCCTCGACGTGACCGTGGACGGCCAAACCGAGACCCTGGCCGCCGGGGGCTACATCTACTCCCCGCCCGGCGAGGGCATCGGCTTCGCCTCCAGGGGCGACGCGCCGGTGACCATCCTCCTCTACAAGCAGCGCTTCATCCCCCATCCAGACCCGGCCATGAAACAGCCGTGGAAGGTCAGCGGAACCATCCGCGACATGCAAGAGGGATTGTACGACGGGATGGACAACGTGTTCATCCGCGACCTGCTGCCCGTGGACCAGGCCTTTGACATGAACTTCCACACCCTGGCCTTCCTGCCCGGCGGCTGCCATCCCTTTGTGGAGACCCACGTGCAGGAGCACGGCATGTACATCTACCAGGGCCAGGGCCTCTACCTGCTGGACGAGGTCTGGCTGCCCGTGGAGTCCGGCGACTTCATCTGGATCGCCCCGTTCTGCAAGCAGGCCTGCTACGGCACCGGCCTGGAACGCATGGAGTACATCTACTCCAAGGACTGCCACCGCGACGAGGCCATCTAG
- a CDS encoding M48 family metalloprotease, which translates to MNRRQFIKGLGLAAPLLLSPLVSRAVAGLFDELTDVLPDEVTAMLKSGKKLISGFQDITPEQEHYIGRSVAAVILSRYRYCNHRNGQRYVNVMGQALAQASDRPETFGGYHFLILDSDEINALSAPGGFVFVTRGLLGCCGSEDAMASVLAHEIGHVQRKHGLQAIQKSRITEGATALALTGTATLSGGKLKEVTQAFDDSIQDITTTMIDSGYSRSFEEEADHDAVVIMQRMGYDPDAIIDVLNAMRMRFTPQSTGFARTHPSPTDRINNVLAMIGTYHRPTPIKPRCDRFAGMTKGL; encoded by the coding sequence ATGAACCGCCGACAATTCATCAAAGGGCTCGGCCTGGCCGCACCGCTGCTTCTCTCCCCCCTGGTGTCACGGGCCGTTGCCGGGCTGTTCGACGAACTGACCGACGTCCTGCCGGACGAGGTCACCGCCATGCTCAAGTCCGGCAAGAAGCTCATCTCCGGATTCCAGGACATCACCCCGGAACAGGAACACTACATCGGCCGGTCCGTGGCCGCCGTGATCCTGTCCCGCTACCGCTACTGCAACCACCGCAACGGCCAGCGCTACGTCAACGTCATGGGCCAGGCCCTGGCCCAGGCCTCGGACCGGCCCGAGACCTTCGGCGGCTATCATTTCCTTATATTGGACAGCGACGAGATCAACGCCCTGTCCGCGCCCGGCGGGTTCGTGTTCGTGACCAGAGGGCTGCTCGGCTGCTGCGGGTCCGAGGACGCCATGGCCTCGGTCCTGGCCCACGAGATCGGCCACGTGCAGCGCAAACACGGGCTCCAGGCCATCCAGAAGTCACGCATCACCGAGGGGGCCACGGCCCTGGCCCTGACCGGCACCGCCACCCTGTCCGGGGGCAAGCTCAAGGAAGTGACCCAGGCCTTTGACGACTCCATCCAGGACATCACCACGACCATGATCGACAGCGGGTATTCGCGCTCCTTCGAGGAGGAGGCGGACCACGACGCGGTGGTCATCATGCAGCGCATGGGCTACGACCCGGACGCCATCATCGACGTGCTCAACGCCATGCGCATGCGCTTCACCCCGCAGAGCACGGGCTTCGCCCGGACACACCCCTCGCCCACGGACCGCATCAACAACGTCCTGGCCATGATCGGCACCTACCACCGGCCCACGCCGATCAAGCCGCGTTGCGACCGGTTCGCGGGCATGACCAAGGGGCTGTAG
- the purT gene encoding formate-dependent phosphoribosylglycinamide formyltransferase has product MTILGTAKTASAKKMMLLGGGELGKEVVIEAQRLGIEVVVVDRYEDTPAMQVAHRSYVMSMLDGDALRRVITEEKPDYIVPEIEAIATSTLVELEKEGFNVVPTANATRLTMDREGIRRLAAEEVGLTTSPYRFADTEEEYRAAVAEIGIPCVIKPVMSSSGKGQSTVRSEADIQKAWEYSQSGGRTGKGRVIIEKFVPFDYEISLLTVRHIDGTTFCEPIGHRQENGDYRESWQPQPMSEAARAKAQEYARKITDALGGRGLFGVELFVKDDDVIFSEVSPRPHDTGLVTVISQDLSEFALHVRAVLGLPIPGIRQYGAAASSVILSNGTSDKPAFDGVDVALREADTKVLIFGKGECAGVRRLGVALALADDVEGAVEKAKRVSSAVTVLY; this is encoded by the coding sequence ATGACTATATTAGGAACAGCCAAAACTGCATCGGCAAAGAAAATGATGCTTCTTGGTGGTGGTGAACTTGGTAAGGAAGTTGTGATTGAAGCGCAGCGTCTTGGCATTGAGGTCGTTGTGGTTGATCGCTATGAAGATACTCCTGCCATGCAGGTGGCGCACCGTTCCTATGTCATGTCCATGTTGGATGGCGATGCGCTTCGTCGAGTTATTACGGAAGAGAAGCCGGACTATATCGTGCCTGAGATTGAGGCCATTGCCACGTCTACGTTGGTCGAGCTTGAAAAGGAGGGATTCAATGTCGTCCCCACTGCCAATGCGACCAGGCTGACAATGGATCGTGAAGGCATTCGGCGTCTTGCCGCCGAGGAAGTCGGCCTGACCACCTCGCCTTACCGCTTCGCCGATACGGAAGAGGAATATCGGGCGGCAGTGGCGGAAATCGGCATTCCCTGTGTGATCAAGCCCGTCATGAGTTCTTCCGGAAAAGGCCAATCCACTGTGAGAAGCGAGGCCGATATCCAAAAGGCTTGGGAGTACTCTCAGTCCGGCGGCCGGACCGGTAAAGGGCGCGTCATTATCGAAAAATTCGTACCTTTTGATTATGAGATTTCCCTTTTAACCGTGCGTCACATTGATGGAACAACGTTTTGTGAGCCGATCGGGCATCGGCAGGAAAACGGGGATTACCGGGAATCCTGGCAGCCGCAACCCATGAGTGAGGCGGCCCGTGCGAAAGCGCAGGAATATGCACGCAAGATCACGGACGCCTTGGGTGGGCGTGGCCTTTTCGGGGTCGAACTCTTTGTCAAAGATGATGACGTTATCTTCAGTGAAGTTTCCCCCCGCCCGCACGATACGGGATTGGTGACGGTCATCTCTCAGGATTTAAGTGAATTTGCCCTGCATGTACGGGCTGTCCTGGGCTTGCCGATTCCGGGTATCCGTCAATACGGAGCCGCCGCTTCGAGTGTAATTCTATCCAATGGCACTTCGGACAAGCCCGCCTTTGACGGTGTTGATGTCGCGCTTCGCGAGGCGGATACCAAGGTGTTGATTTTCGGGAAAGGCGAATGCGCCGGAGTCCGGCGTCTTGGCGTTGCCTTGGCGCTTGCCGACGACGTCGAGGGTGCGGTGGAGAAGGCCAAAAGAGTTTCTTCTGCTGTGACTGTCTTGTATTAG
- a CDS encoding Zn-dependent hydrolase has protein sequence MHTIHTNPERLQRFLTEIAEYGATPNGGVTRLALSDEDRDARDRLKAWFEAAGCETHIDRMGNMFFVRPGKNRSLAPVMTGSHCDSQPQGGRFDGILGIIGGLEAVCALNDAGVTLERDLIVVNWTNEEGSRFTPGTTGSGVFAGKLDREAMYGLTDRNGLTFGGELERIGYKGAEDFDPRPLHANFEYHIEQGPVLERRGKTIGVPKGIVCLRWYDVEIQGVPNHAGPTPMNERQDAIYAFSRMASRIFDIGLNADGVVATVGEVHPSPNSRNVIAGHVHFTIDIRGWDETETDRVCADIETAIRQNAEATGCTVDIRRTWAVERAPFHPELVALIHESAEKLALPALDMVSGASHDTVYINQFAPSAMIFVPSIGGRSHAEVEETSWADCAAGADVLLNCIIKTGNDPEGVSYAMAD, from the coding sequence ATGCATACCATCCACACCAATCCCGAACGGCTGCAACGGTTCCTGACCGAGATCGCCGAGTACGGGGCAACCCCCAACGGCGGCGTCACCCGGCTGGCCCTGAGCGACGAGGACCGGGACGCCCGCGACCGGTTGAAAGCGTGGTTCGAGGCCGCCGGCTGCGAGACGCACATCGACCGCATGGGCAACATGTTCTTCGTCCGACCGGGGAAGAACCGGTCGCTCGCCCCGGTCATGACCGGCTCCCACTGCGACTCCCAGCCCCAGGGCGGCCGGTTCGACGGCATCCTCGGCATCATCGGCGGTCTGGAGGCGGTCTGCGCCCTGAACGACGCGGGCGTGACCCTTGAGCGGGACCTGATCGTGGTCAACTGGACCAACGAGGAAGGCAGCCGCTTCACCCCCGGCACCACCGGCTCCGGCGTGTTCGCGGGCAAGCTCGACCGCGAGGCCATGTACGGGCTGACCGACCGCAACGGGTTGACCTTCGGCGGTGAACTCGAGCGCATCGGCTACAAGGGGGCGGAGGACTTCGACCCGCGCCCCCTGCATGCCAATTTCGAGTACCACATCGAGCAGGGACCGGTCCTGGAACGGCGGGGCAAAACCATCGGCGTGCCCAAGGGCATCGTCTGCCTGCGCTGGTACGACGTGGAGATTCAGGGCGTGCCCAACCACGCCGGGCCCACGCCCATGAACGAACGGCAGGACGCCATCTACGCCTTTTCCCGCATGGCCTCCCGCATCTTCGACATCGGGCTGAACGCCGACGGGGTGGTGGCCACCGTGGGCGAAGTGCATCCCTCGCCCAACTCGCGCAACGTCATCGCGGGCCACGTCCACTTCACCATAGACATCCGGGGCTGGGACGAGACCGAAACCGACCGCGTGTGCGCGGATATTGAGACGGCCATCCGGCAAAACGCCGAAGCCACGGGCTGCACCGTGGACATCCGCCGGACCTGGGCCGTCGAGCGCGCCCCGTTTCATCCGGAACTGGTCGCCCTTATCCATGAATCGGCCGAAAAGCTGGCCCTGCCCGCCCTGGACATGGTCTCCGGGGCATCTCACGACACCGTGTACATCAACCAGTTCGCGCCCAGCGCCATGATCTTCGTGCCCTCCATCGGCGGGCGCAGCCATGCCGAGGTGGAGGAGACCTCCTGGGCGGACTGCGCGGCCGGGGCCGACGTGCTCCTGAACTGCATCATCAAGACGGGCAACGACCCGGAAGGCGTGTCCTACGCCATGGCGGACTGA